The Desulfovibrio sp. TomC genome includes a window with the following:
- a CDS encoding helix-turn-helix domain-containing protein yields MLELTKKPRTDGLWEICAVVPENHVNRVTLAIQEASEPSIPASEVFPESTPGSRLRGARGLMGLTQAELAAKIGVGVPNISAMEHNRRPIGKAMAKKIGEALDFPWTALL; encoded by the coding sequence ATGCTGGAACTCACGAAAAAGCCCCGTACTGACGGGCTTTGGGAAATCTGTGCCGTCGTCCCGGAGAATCACGTAAACCGGGTTACTCTGGCGATTCAAGAGGCGTCAGAGCCGAGCATTCCCGCGTCTGAAGTTTTCCCCGAATCCACGCCCGGTTCCCGGCTGCGCGGCGCGCGCGGGCTTATGGGTCTGACCCAGGCCGAACTGGCGGCCAAGATCGGCGTAGGCGTGCCGAATATTTCGGCCATGGAGCACAACCGCCGGCCCATCGGCAAGGCCATGGCAAAGAAGATCGGAGAAGCGTTGGATTTTCCGTGGACGGCGCTTTTGTAA
- a CDS encoding IS66 family transposase zinc-finger binding domain-containing protein, whose amino-acid sequence MPEADKVCPCGCELTRIGEEVSEKLDFIPATIQVIRHIRPKYACRACEGTEDDGPTVKNRAHAPAAYPPRAGHPGTGGLCAGLEVRRWVAVLPPGTHI is encoded by the coding sequence ATTCCTGAAGCGGACAAGGTCTGTCCCTGCGGCTGCGAACTCACTCGCATCGGCGAGGAAGTCTCCGAGAAGCTCGACTTCATCCCGGCCACCATACAGGTTATCCGCCACATCCGGCCCAAGTACGCTTGTCGGGCCTGCGAGGGCACCGAGGACGACGGGCCGACGGTCAAAAACCGCGCCCATGCCCCCGCAGCTTATCCCCCAAGGGCTGGCCACCCCGGGACTGGTGGCTTATGTGCTGGCCTCGAAGTTCGTCGATGGGTTGCCGTTCTACCGCCAGGAACGCATATTTGA
- a CDS encoding IS3 family transposase: MSRERRRGMVERGHPRLSICRQCRILGLARSTWYHRPKGESATNLELMRHIDEQFLETPFYGSRQMRRHLRHQGLVVGRGRVRRLMRRMGLMAIYQKPKTSQPHPGHFPRLSEPHRAWQGAGQGTGR; the protein is encoded by the coding sequence ATGAGTCGCGAGCGAAGGCGTGGAATGGTCGAACGCGGCCATCCCCGGCTCAGTATTTGCCGGCAGTGTCGCATCCTCGGGCTGGCCAGGTCGACTTGGTATCATCGCCCGAAAGGCGAGTCGGCCACGAATCTGGAGCTGATGCGGCATATCGACGAGCAGTTTCTGGAGACGCCATTTTACGGATCGCGCCAAATGCGACGGCATTTGCGGCATCAGGGCCTCGTGGTCGGACGTGGACGCGTGCGGCGATTGATGCGCAGGATGGGGCTGATGGCGATCTACCAGAAGCCCAAGACCAGCCAGCCGCATCCCGGGCATTTCCCTCGCCTATCTGAGCCGCATCGAGCGTGGCAAGGAGCTGGCCAAGGTACTGGCCGCTGA
- the rpmH gene encoding 50S ribosomal protein L34, whose translation MSKKTYQPSKIRRNRSHGFLVRSRTKNGQAAIRRRRAKGRKRLAV comes from the coding sequence ATGAGCAAGAAGACATACCAGCCGAGCAAGATTCGCAGAAACCGCAGCCACGGATTCCTGGTTCGCTCCAGGACCAAAAACGGACAGGCCGCCATTCGTCGGCGTCGGGCCAAGGGCCGCAAGCGCCTGGCCGTCTAG
- the yidD gene encoding membrane protein insertion efficiency factor YidD: MRRAVIWALKFYQLAISPLKPPCCRFVPTCSEYAVEAVGRFGVLRGGLLALWRLLRCHPLAPGGYDPVPLAFALSVRASRPASPCRPPTPIDGI, from the coding sequence ATGCGACGCGCCGTCATCTGGGCTCTGAAATTTTACCAGCTGGCCATTTCGCCGCTGAAACCGCCGTGTTGCCGCTTTGTGCCCACGTGTTCCGAGTATGCCGTTGAAGCAGTCGGACGTTTTGGCGTGCTGCGGGGCGGTCTTTTGGCGTTGTGGCGGCTCTTGCGCTGCCATCCTCTGGCCCCTGGCGGCTATGACCCTGTTCCCCTAGCATTTGCGCTCTCCGTGCGGGCGTCTCGCCCTGCGTCGCCATGCCGACCACCCACTCCTATCGACGGGATATGA
- the jag gene encoding RNA-binding cell elongation regulator Jag/EloR, with product MSEWKTFSGKTVDEAMEEACRNLDAPRDKLEIEILSGGSSGIFGLVGKKKAQVRARLREEINLLGDMPGGKDRRENNRRAPRQSEASRGEPAPRPAAQTQPKPEPARQQPPARPAETLAETPAEAAPALAEAPTPPAQASPKPAAPRQPAKPRQPAQQRQPAQSPQPARVQPEMDALADDEPFEDDYDDGTENDAPRASRDGRRAGPQAEPQPLTPELTAIVREVMEQMLDGILGQTPAFEITGHSERVSVLILDEENSGLLIGREGQTLAAIQYIVNRIVIRRHGNPLKVQINTGEYRERQDDNLRKMAIFLADKAKTLGRPQSTKPLSSYHRRVVHLALQEDEGISTRSKGEGPLKRVLILPRGARGESQSGQHAQN from the coding sequence ATGAGCGAATGGAAGACCTTTAGCGGCAAAACCGTCGACGAGGCCATGGAAGAAGCCTGCCGCAACCTCGACGCCCCCCGCGATAAGCTGGAAATCGAGATCCTTTCCGGAGGTTCTTCCGGCATCTTCGGTCTGGTCGGCAAGAAAAAGGCCCAGGTGCGGGCCAGACTGCGCGAGGAGATCAATCTCCTGGGCGATATGCCCGGCGGCAAGGACAGACGGGAAAACAACCGCCGCGCCCCGCGCCAGTCCGAGGCCTCGCGCGGCGAACCGGCCCCCAGGCCCGCCGCCCAGACCCAGCCCAAGCCGGAACCGGCCAGACAGCAGCCGCCGGCGCGCCCGGCCGAGACCCTGGCCGAGACTCCCGCCGAGGCAGCCCCGGCCCTGGCCGAAGCTCCGACCCCGCCGGCTCAGGCTTCGCCCAAGCCCGCCGCCCCGCGCCAGCCGGCTAAACCGCGTCAGCCGGCCCAGCAACGGCAGCCGGCCCAGTCGCCGCAGCCGGCCCGGGTGCAGCCCGAAATGGACGCCCTGGCCGATGACGAACCGTTTGAAGACGACTACGACGACGGGACGGAAAACGACGCCCCCCGCGCCTCCCGGGACGGCCGTCGGGCCGGGCCTCAGGCCGAACCCCAGCCGCTGACCCCGGAACTGACCGCCATTGTGCGTGAGGTCATGGAACAGATGCTCGACGGCATCCTGGGCCAGACCCCGGCCTTTGAGATCACCGGCCACAGCGAGCGTGTCTCGGTGCTCATCCTCGACGAGGAGAATTCCGGCCTGCTTATCGGCCGCGAAGGCCAGACCCTGGCCGCCATCCAGTATATCGTGAACCGCATCGTCATCCGCCGTCACGGCAATCCGCTCAAGGTGCAGATCAACACCGGCGAATACCGCGAACGCCAGGACGACAACCTGCGCAAGATGGCTATTTTCCTGGCCGACAAGGCCAAGACCCTGGGTCGGCCCCAGTCCACCAAGCCGCTGTCCTCCTACCATCGCCGGGTGGTCCATCTGGCCTTGCAGGAAGACGAGGGCATCTCCACCCGTTCCAAGGGCGAAGGGCCGCTCAAGCGCGTGCTCATCCTGCCCCGGGGCGCGCGCGGCGAGTCCCAGTCCGGGCAGCACGCCCAAAATTAG
- a CDS encoding transposase: protein MSKRRKFSAEFKAKVALEALSGELTLAELASKSDVHPTQIAGWKRQAKEGMVAAFSGKAASVQTDTAVEIRELHAKIGQLTVEKNFLERAFAKR, encoded by the coding sequence ATGTCCAAGCGACGGAAGTTTTCAGCAGAGTTCAAGGCGAAAGTGGCGCTTGAGGCCTTGTCCGGCGAGTTGACCTTGGCCGAGTTGGCCAGCAAGTCCGACGTGCATCCGACACAGATCGCCGGCTGGAAGCGTCAGGCCAAGGAAGGCATGGTTGCGGCTTTTTCCGGGAAGGCGGCGAGCGTACAGACGGATACGGCCGTCGAAATCCGGGAGCTCCACGCCAAGATCGGACAACTGACTGTGGAAAAGAATTTTTTAGAGCGAGCCTTCGCCAAACGATGA
- a CDS encoding sensor histidine kinase, which produces MSLRKTAVVIVCATFFGLLLLLYAMFRGNIQSGFDGLERQAVTENLRRVQNALARDLKNLEGMAADWGLWDDTYRYLKSPDAAYVEANLTAQSFGELHLDVLALFDASGRLQAAKRYDAAEGVLFDASQPIADMVAAMPALLRLDAWEGRKTGIAFFDGQPCLVAAQTVLTNAREGPPAGTLLMAQILDAAKVQAISELTLLDVALLPPTSRELPQGLRAQLDAGQETASAVRILNETTVGGFALLRSVLGDPALVLAVGMPRSIHHQGRLLERAVVGSLMAIGLMFGLAMLYFVERFILSRVTELGAEIGQLGQGGRSRVTEFAGNDEVSALSRAINLMLDELDAARANYVMATQAAKVGVWELLLDEGLVIVDPVIADLLGYDSPGRPEPLLLWLGRLASEDRDRLRREPRERLEAPTLERELGIQSAGGDVLWFLCRGRAVSGPDGAPHRVVGTAVDITELKQAAESIRALSGRLMQAQESERASIARDLHDNVAQDLSSLKIAYETLLDGLPNVDAALRQRLETSAGLLARTIAAVRELAYGLRPPNLEHLGLDLALRRLGQEMEQACGIAVSYLGVGLDGLDVNADVAINIYRIAQEALGNARKHAGASHIDMRLIESYPKLILRIHDNGCGFDPGRDDRDCPVDARRPRMGLVNMRERAGLLGGSLRIVASPGHGTTVVAEIPYAGELPHAE; this is translated from the coding sequence ATGAGCCTTCGCAAAACCGCCGTCGTTATCGTCTGCGCCACGTTTTTCGGCTTGCTGCTGCTGCTCTACGCCATGTTCCGGGGCAACATCCAAAGCGGCTTCGACGGGCTGGAGCGGCAGGCCGTGACGGAAAACCTCCGTCGCGTTCAAAACGCCCTGGCCCGCGACCTCAAGAATCTGGAAGGCATGGCCGCCGACTGGGGATTGTGGGACGACACCTACCGCTATCTCAAATCGCCCGACGCGGCCTACGTCGAAGCCAATCTGACGGCCCAAAGCTTTGGCGAACTGCATCTCGACGTCCTGGCCCTGTTCGACGCCTCAGGCCGACTGCAGGCGGCCAAACGGTATGATGCGGCCGAAGGCGTCCTCTTTGACGCCTCCCAGCCCATTGCCGACATGGTGGCGGCCATGCCGGCGCTGCTGCGCCTGGATGCCTGGGAAGGACGCAAAACCGGCATCGCCTTTTTCGATGGGCAACCCTGTCTTGTCGCAGCCCAGACCGTGCTGACCAACGCCCGGGAAGGCCCCCCGGCCGGGACCCTGCTCATGGCCCAGATCCTCGATGCCGCCAAGGTTCAGGCCATCTCCGAACTGACCCTGCTGGACGTGGCCCTGCTCCCCCCGACCAGCCGAGAACTGCCCCAGGGGCTGCGCGCCCAGCTCGACGCCGGCCAGGAGACCGCCTCCGCCGTCAGGATTCTCAACGAGACCACGGTGGGGGGCTTTGCCCTGCTTCGAAGCGTCCTTGGCGACCCGGCCCTGGTCCTCGCCGTCGGCATGCCCCGCAGCATCCACCACCAAGGACGCCTGCTCGAACGGGCCGTGGTCGGCAGCCTCATGGCCATTGGCCTCATGTTCGGACTGGCCATGCTGTATTTCGTCGAACGCTTCATCTTGTCGCGGGTGACGGAGCTTGGCGCGGAGATCGGGCAACTGGGCCAGGGAGGGCGAAGCCGGGTCACGGAGTTCGCCGGCAACGACGAGGTTTCGGCCCTCTCCCGAGCCATCAACCTCATGTTGGACGAACTGGACGCCGCCAGGGCCAACTATGTCATGGCCACACAGGCGGCCAAGGTCGGGGTGTGGGAACTCTTGCTCGACGAAGGACTGGTCATTGTCGATCCGGTCATCGCCGACCTGCTTGGCTACGACAGCCCGGGACGGCCGGAACCGCTGTTGTTGTGGCTGGGCAGACTTGCCTCCGAAGACCGTGACCGCCTGCGACGCGAGCCCCGGGAGCGGCTGGAGGCGCCGACGCTGGAACGAGAATTGGGCATTCAAAGCGCTGGCGGCGACGTGCTGTGGTTTTTATGCCGGGGCCGGGCCGTCAGCGGCCCGGACGGCGCGCCGCACCGGGTGGTGGGGACGGCGGTGGATATTACCGAACTCAAACAGGCCGCCGAAAGCATCCGGGCGCTCTCGGGGCGGCTCATGCAGGCGCAGGAGTCCGAACGGGCCAGTATCGCTCGTGATCTCCACGACAACGTGGCCCAGGACCTCTCTTCGCTCAAAATCGCCTACGAAACCCTCCTCGACGGCCTGCCCAACGTCGACGCCGCCCTGCGCCAACGCCTGGAAACGTCCGCCGGGCTGCTGGCCCGGACCATTGCCGCCGTGCGCGAACTGGCCTACGGTTTACGGCCGCCCAATCTGGAACATCTGGGGCTTGATCTGGCCCTGCGGCGGCTTGGCCAGGAAATGGAGCAGGCCTGCGGCATCGCTGTCTCCTACCTCGGGGTTGGCCTTGACGGCCTGGACGTCAACGCCGATGTGGCCATAAACATCTATCGCATCGCCCAGGAAGCACTGGGCAACGCCCGCAAGCATGCCGGAGCCAGCCACATCGACATGCGCCTCATCGAGTCCTATCCGAAGCTGATCCTGCGGATTCACGACAATGGCTGCGGGTTCGACCCCGGCCGGGACGACAGGGACTGTCCTGTCGACGCCAGGCGGCCGCGCATGGGCCTGGTGAACATGCGCGAGCGGGCCGGACTGCTGGGCGGCAGCCTGCGAATCGTTGCCTCCCCGGGACATGGGACCACGGTGGTGGCGGAAATTCCTT
- a CDS encoding type II toxin-antitoxin system RelE family toxin, whose product MTWTVTFSPKAKKQKTKLPARIAERLDALRIKIEATGPIQSNILHFGRLQGWPGETYHGHLNKGRPTYVVIWQVEKDSVQVVEVIYAGTHEKAPY is encoded by the coding sequence ATGACATGGACGGTGACATTTTCGCCCAAGGCGAAAAAGCAAAAAACAAAGCTCCCGGCCAGGATCGCTGAACGCCTGGATGCTCTGCGGATCAAGATCGAGGCTACCGGTCCCATCCAATCCAACATCCTGCATTTCGGGAGACTTCAGGGATGGCCCGGAGAAACCTACCACGGGCACCTCAACAAAGGCCGCCCAACCTATGTCGTTATCTGGCAGGTTGAAAAAGACTCCGTCCAAGTTGTGGAGGTAATCTATGCTGGAACTCACGAAAAAGCCCCGTACTGA
- the yidC gene encoding membrane protein insertase YidC: protein MENKRVILAVALSLAVLVGWNFLFPPAKQAPQTDSAIQQPAAPAASAPAAAKAETLPAFAPTSGKKITVDTPLYTAVFNTAGGVLEQFALKNYRETIKPDSPLVDLINDKARAKAPLGIILNGSPTWQNVEWSVEGGDLKLAPGATGSLTLAGRLGDTVIKRVMTFSGDSYLIDEKFSLSNNSATPLRNRLSMTVAVGRLSAEGDSYNPTQSAFYGASGLSLESGDKKLAEGIALEKPVEWGAVMSNYFLVSVIPDTTDLHGKAKIEDGVFRVALDKDGIEIPANGRTDLTISYFLGPKVPKYLDMAPHKLIASIDYGWFDFVAKPLIKLLHFFYDYVGNYGTAIILLTVLIKLIFWPLSQKSYKSMDQMKKLQPMLTQLREKYKDDRTKMNEEMMQLYKTYKVNPAGGCLPMVVQIPVFFGLYQALLHSIELRHAAFITHLPFTNMIWLADLSAKDPYYITPLIMGATMFLQQKMTPAPGDPTQAKVMLFMPVIFTFMFLNFPSGLVVYWLVNNVISIAQQWWMLNKKS, encoded by the coding sequence ATGGAAAACAAACGCGTAATTTTGGCCGTGGCTCTCTCCCTTGCCGTTCTGGTTGGCTGGAACTTCCTGTTTCCTCCCGCAAAGCAAGCCCCTCAAACCGACTCCGCGATCCAACAGCCGGCCGCCCCGGCCGCTTCCGCTCCAGCCGCCGCGAAAGCCGAAACCCTGCCCGCCTTTGCCCCCACTTCGGGCAAAAAGATCACCGTGGACACCCCCCTGTACACGGCCGTCTTCAACACCGCCGGCGGCGTGCTGGAACAGTTTGCCCTCAAAAACTACCGCGAGACCATCAAGCCCGATTCGCCCCTCGTTGACCTCATAAACGACAAGGCCCGGGCCAAGGCCCCGCTGGGCATCATCTTAAACGGCTCGCCCACCTGGCAGAACGTCGAATGGTCCGTCGAAGGCGGCGACCTCAAACTCGCCCCCGGCGCAACCGGCTCCCTCACCCTGGCCGGTCGCCTTGGCGACACCGTCATCAAGCGGGTCATGACCTTCTCCGGCGACTCCTATCTGATTGACGAGAAGTTTTCCCTGTCCAACAACAGCGCCACGCCGCTGCGCAATCGCCTGTCCATGACCGTGGCCGTCGGCCGCCTTTCGGCCGAGGGCGATTCCTACAACCCCACCCAGTCCGCCTTTTACGGCGCTTCGGGCCTGAGCCTGGAAAGCGGCGACAAGAAGCTCGCCGAGGGCATCGCCCTGGAAAAGCCCGTCGAGTGGGGCGCGGTCATGAGCAACTATTTTCTGGTCAGCGTCATCCCGGACACCACCGACCTGCACGGCAAGGCCAAGATCGAGGACGGCGTGTTCCGGGTCGCCCTGGACAAGGACGGCATCGAAATCCCGGCCAACGGCCGCACCGATCTGACCATCTCCTACTTTCTTGGCCCCAAGGTCCCCAAGTACCTGGACATGGCCCCCCACAAGCTGATCGCCTCCATCGACTACGGCTGGTTCGACTTCGTGGCCAAGCCGCTGATCAAACTGCTGCACTTTTTCTATGACTATGTCGGTAACTACGGCACCGCCATCATCTTGCTGACCGTTCTCATCAAGCTCATTTTCTGGCCCCTGTCCCAGAAGTCCTACAAGTCCATGGACCAGATGAAGAAGCTGCAGCCCATGCTGACCCAGCTGCGCGAGAAGTACAAAGACGATCGCACGAAGATGAACGAAGAGATGATGCAGCTTTATAAGACCTATAAAGTCAACCCGGCCGGGGGCTGTCTGCCCATGGTCGTGCAGATTCCGGTCTTTTTCGGACTGTATCAGGCCCTGCTCCACTCCATCGAATTGCGGCATGCGGCCTTCATTACCCATCTGCCGTTTACCAACATGATCTGGCTGGCCGACCTGTCGGCCAAGGACCCGTACTACATCACCCCGCTGATCATGGGCGCCACGATGTTCCTGCAGCAGAAGATGACGCCGGCTCCCGGGGATCCCACCCAGGCCAAGGTCATGCTGTTCATGCCCGTGATCTTCACTTTCATGTTTCTCAACTTCCCCTCCGGACTGGTCGTCTACTGGCTGGTCAACAACGTGATTTCCATTGCCCAGCAGTGGTGGATGCTCAACAAGAAGTCCTGA
- a CDS encoding DMT family transporter codes for MRTASLRADILCLITALIWGFAFVAQRLGMEHIGPMAFNGIRFALGAIALAPLAVRSMRYPPPAPFLVGSKDGFPWIGGAIAGAILFTGASLQQIGLKYTTAGKAGFITGLYVVLVPLLGLFFGQRAARGDVIGAVASAVGLYFLSVTEDFSLAPGDGLELIGAVFWAAHVLVIGWLSPRTRALPLALAQYAVCSVLSLLCAFLFEAVTWEGVRGAAWPILYGGLLSVGLAYTLQVVAQRDAKPTHAAILLSFETVFAAVGGALFLDESLGGRGLLGCCLMFAGMLAAQLWPKTPGRPGA; via the coding sequence ATGCGTACCGCTTCCCTCCGGGCGGACATCCTGTGTCTCATCACCGCGCTCATCTGGGGCTTTGCCTTCGTGGCCCAGCGCCTGGGCATGGAGCATATCGGCCCCATGGCCTTTAACGGCATCCGCTTCGCCCTGGGAGCCATTGCCCTGGCCCCGCTGGCGGTCCGTTCCATGCGCTACCCGCCGCCGGCTCCGTTTCTGGTCGGCAGCAAGGACGGATTCCCCTGGATCGGCGGGGCGATTGCCGGGGCAATCCTGTTTACCGGCGCATCCCTGCAACAGATCGGACTCAAATACACCACGGCCGGCAAGGCCGGTTTCATCACCGGGTTGTATGTTGTCCTGGTGCCGCTGCTCGGCCTTTTTTTCGGCCAGAGGGCGGCCCGGGGCGATGTGATTGGCGCGGTGGCCTCGGCCGTGGGCCTGTATTTCCTGTCCGTCACCGAGGACTTCAGCCTGGCCCCCGGCGATGGCCTGGAACTGATCGGCGCGGTCTTCTGGGCCGCCCATGTGCTGGTCATCGGTTGGCTCTCGCCGCGCACCCGGGCCTTGCCCCTGGCCCTGGCCCAGTATGCCGTCTGCTCGGTCTTGAGCCTTTTGTGCGCCTTCCTGTTTGAGGCCGTCACCTGGGAAGGCGTCCGGGGCGCGGCCTGGCCGATTCTTTACGGCGGCCTGCTGTCGGTCGGGCTGGCCTACACCCTGCAAGTGGTGGCCCAGCGCGACGCCAAGCCGACCCATGCCGCCATTTTGCTCAGTTTCGAAACCGTGTTTGCCGCCGTTGGCGGGGCCTTGTTTTTGGATGAAAGCCTTGGCGGCCGGGGACTTTTGGGCTGCTGCCTGATGTTTGCCGGCATGCTGGCCGCTCAGCTGTGGCCGAAAACGCCGGGCCGCCCCGGCGCTTGA